The following are encoded in a window of Citrobacter freundii genomic DNA:
- the aroL gene encoding shikimate kinase AroL → MTQPLFLVGPRGCGKTTTGMALAKAIDFQFVDTDRWLQSHVQMTVAEIVEREGWEGFRAQETTALQAVTGPSTVIATGGGIILTEYNRHYMRNNGMVIYLSAPVSVLVSRLEAAPEEGLRPTLTGKPLTEEVQEVLEQRDELYRQAAHFIVDATHEPSQVVADILAMMSQAAPRLQGGVYT, encoded by the coding sequence ATGACGCAACCTCTTTTTCTTGTTGGCCCGCGGGGGTGTGGTAAGACGACAACCGGTATGGCGCTGGCGAAAGCTATCGACTTCCAGTTTGTTGATACCGATCGCTGGTTGCAATCACATGTGCAAATGACCGTTGCCGAAATCGTTGAAAGAGAGGGGTGGGAAGGATTTCGCGCTCAGGAGACGACCGCTTTGCAGGCCGTGACCGGCCCCTCAACGGTTATTGCGACCGGTGGCGGCATTATTCTTACCGAATATAACCGTCACTACATGCGAAATAACGGCATGGTCATTTATTTAAGCGCGCCGGTCTCGGTACTGGTGAGTCGCCTGGAAGCCGCGCCTGAAGAAGGATTGCGCCCAACCTTAACCGGTAAACCGCTGACCGAAGAGGTGCAGGAAGTGCTTGAGCAACGCGACGAGCTGTATCGTCAAGCGGCGCACTTTATTGTTGATGCAACGCACGAACCCTCTCAGGTTGTGGCTGATATCCTGGCGATGATGTCCCAGGCTGCGCC
- a CDS encoding YaiI/YqxD family protein → MTIWVDADACPNVIKDILYRASERMQMPLILVANQSLRVPPSRFIRTLRVPAGFDVADNEIVRQCSAGDLVVTADIPLASEVIEKGAAALNPRGERYTEATIRERLMMRDFMDTLRASGIQTGGPDTLSPRDRQHFAAELDKWWLEVQRRK, encoded by the coding sequence ATGACAATATGGGTGGATGCGGATGCGTGTCCGAATGTGATTAAAGATATTTTGTACCGGGCTTCAGAGCGTATGCAGATGCCGCTGATTTTGGTCGCCAACCAGAGTTTGCGCGTGCCGCCTTCGCGTTTTATCCGTACATTACGTGTTCCTGCCGGGTTTGATGTTGCCGATAACGAGATTGTGCGCCAGTGTAGCGCAGGCGATTTGGTGGTAACGGCGGATATACCGCTGGCTTCTGAAGTGATTGAAAAAGGGGCCGCGGCGCTGAATCCTCGTGGCGAACGCTATACCGAAGCCACCATCCGTGAACGTCTGATGATGCGTGATTTTATGGACACACTCCGTGCCAGTGGGATCCAGACCGGAGGCCCGGACACGCTTTCACCGCGCGACCGACAGCATTTTGCTGCTGAACTGGATAAGTGGTGGCTGGAAGTTCAGCGTAGAAAATAA
- the proC gene encoding pyrroline-5-carboxylate reductase, giving the protein MDKKIGFIGCGNMGKAILGGMIASGQVLPGQIWVYTPSPDKVAALHDQYGINAAQSAQEVAQIADIVFGAVKPGIMVKVLSEITSSLNKDSLVVSIAAGVTLDQLARALGHDRKIIRAMPNTPSLVNAGMTSVTPNALVTPEDTADVLNIFRCFGEAEVIAESMIHPVVGVSGSAPAYVFMFIEAMADAAVQGGMPRAQAYKFAAQAVMGSAKMVLETGKHPGELKDMVCSPGGTTIEAVRVLEARGFRSSVIEAMVKCMEQSEKLSKS; this is encoded by the coding sequence ATGGACAAGAAAATTGGTTTTATCGGCTGCGGCAATATGGGCAAAGCCATTCTTGGAGGCATGATCGCCAGTGGTCAGGTTCTCCCCGGACAAATCTGGGTCTATACCCCCTCTCCTGATAAAGTCGCCGCATTACACGACCAGTACGGCATCAACGCCGCGCAGTCGGCGCAGGAAGTCGCCCAAATTGCCGATATTGTCTTTGGTGCTGTGAAACCCGGCATCATGGTTAAAGTGCTGAGCGAAATCACCTCCAGCCTGAACAAAGATTCACTGGTCGTCTCTATTGCCGCTGGCGTCACGCTCGATCAGCTTGCCCGCGCGCTGGGTCATGACCGTAAAATTATCCGCGCGATGCCCAACACACCGTCGCTGGTTAATGCGGGCATGACCTCCGTAACGCCAAACGCGCTGGTGACGCCGGAAGATACGGCTGACGTATTAAATATTTTCCGCTGCTTTGGCGAAGCTGAAGTGATTGCGGAATCGATGATTCACCCGGTCGTCGGCGTCAGCGGTTCTGCGCCGGCCTACGTGTTTATGTTTATTGAAGCGATGGCTGATGCGGCCGTCCAGGGCGGCATGCCCCGCGCGCAGGCGTATAAATTCGCCGCACAGGCGGTGATGGGGTCAGCAAAAATGGTTCTCGAAACAGGAAAACATCCTGGAGAACTGAAGGATATGGTGTGCTCACCAGGTGGAACAACCATTGAGGCCGTGCGCGTTCTGGAGGCCCGTGGTTTCCGTTCTTCAGTCATTGAAGCGATGGTTAAGTGCATGGAACAGTCGGAAAAACTAAGCAAATCCTGA
- the adrA gene encoding diguanylate cyclase AdrA, producing the protein MFLNTMNDESFYQKKVVPNEAVLSLHQNDHQRSGLRFARRIRLPRAVGLGGMFFPIASVLVSQPITGGWWLLLVGWAFVWPHLAWQLAGKADDPMHSEFTNLKADAILTGMWIGLMGVNLLPSTALLMIICINLMGAGGIRLFIAGLVLTIVSCLVTLQLTDIPVVFSSTQLSVMLSLPVLVLYPLLFAWVSYKTVIKLAEHKRRLQVMSTRDGMTGVYNRRHWELLLRNEFDNCRRYQRDATLLIIDIDHFKSINDTWGHDVGDEAIVALTRQLQMTLRGSDVIGRFGGDEFAVIMCGTPASSAIAAMSRVHERLSLLRLSCAPQVALRISVGVAPLTSETEHYREWLKSADMALYKAKNSGRNRTEAAA; encoded by the coding sequence ATGTTCCTAAATACGATGAATGATGAAAGTTTCTATCAAAAAAAGGTCGTCCCAAATGAAGCGGTTTTATCGCTTCATCAAAATGACCATCAGCGCTCCGGACTGCGATTTGCCCGACGGATCAGGCTGCCGCGCGCGGTGGGATTGGGCGGGATGTTTTTCCCTATCGCGTCGGTCCTGGTGTCTCAGCCGATCACCGGAGGCTGGTGGCTTTTATTGGTAGGATGGGCTTTTGTCTGGCCGCATCTGGCATGGCAGTTGGCGGGCAAAGCAGATGACCCGATGCATAGCGAATTCACCAACTTAAAAGCCGATGCGATTCTGACCGGAATGTGGATAGGGCTGATGGGGGTAAACCTGCTACCGTCGACGGCCCTACTGATGATTATCTGTATCAACCTGATGGGCGCAGGGGGAATACGGTTATTCATCGCCGGTCTGGTGTTGACGATTGTCTCATGTCTGGTCACCCTGCAACTGACGGACATCCCCGTGGTGTTTAGCAGTACGCAACTGAGTGTGATGTTGTCGCTGCCGGTGTTGGTGTTGTATCCGCTGCTGTTTGCGTGGGTGAGCTATAAGACGGTCATCAAACTGGCTGAGCACAAGCGTCGGTTGCAGGTGATGAGCACGCGAGATGGTATGACCGGTGTGTATAACCGACGTCATTGGGAGCTTTTGCTGCGCAATGAATTTGATAACTGCCGCCGTTATCAGCGCGACGCCACGTTACTGATTATCGATATCGACCACTTCAAAAGTATTAACGATACCTGGGGCCATGACGTTGGCGATGAGGCTATTGTCGCGCTAACGCGTCAGTTGCAGATGACGCTGCGCGGCAGCGATGTCATAGGGCGTTTTGGTGGCGATGAATTTGCTGTGATTATGTGCGGTACCCCGGCGAGCAGCGCCATCGCCGCCATGTCTCGTGTCCACGAACGACTCAGCCTATTGCGATTGTCCTGTGCTCCGCAGGTTGCTCTGCGTATCAGCGTCGGCGTCGCACCGCTGACTTCAGAAACGGAACACTATCGAGAATGGCTGAAATCGGCGGATATGGCGCTTTATAAAGCAAAGAATTCCGGACGTAACCGCACTGAAGCGGCGGCCTGA
- the psiF gene encoding phosphate starvation-inducible protein PsiF, with product MKISLVMTLLFGLLFLATVGAAEKTLTPQQQRMTTCNQQATAQTLKGDARKSYMSDCLKNSKSAPEEKSLTPQQQKMRECNVQATEQSLKGDDRNKFMSACLKKAA from the coding sequence ATGAAAATATCATTAGTCATGACGTTGCTTTTTGGTCTGCTTTTTTTAGCGACTGTTGGCGCCGCCGAGAAAACGCTAACCCCGCAACAACAACGAATGACCACCTGTAACCAGCAGGCCACTGCGCAGACCTTAAAAGGGGATGCGCGTAAGAGCTATATGAGTGATTGCCTGAAAAACAGTAAATCGGCCCCCGAGGAAAAAAGCCTGACGCCACAGCAACAGAAGATGCGTGAATGTAATGTTCAGGCAACGGAACAGTCGCTGAAAGGTGATGATCGCAATAAATTTATGAGTGCCTGCCTGAAAAAAGCAGCGTAA
- the phoA gene encoding alkaline phosphatase, whose protein sequence is MKQSALAIALLPLLFTPVIYAESSAVPVMDNRAAQGDITTPGGARRLVGDQTAALRDSLINKPAKNIILLIGDGMGDSEITAARNYAEGAGGFFKGIDALPLTGQYTHYSLDKKTGKPDYVTDSAASATAWTTGVKSYNGALGVDIHEKDHATILEMAKAAGLATGNVSTAELQDATPAALVAHVTSRKCYGPSVTREKCPTNALENGGKGSITEQLLNARADVTLGGGAKTFAETAAAGEWQGKTLREQAQMRGYQLVSDAASLAAITDASQDKPLLGLFSEGNMPVRWEGPKASYHGNIDKPAVTCTPNAKRNDTVPTLAQMTDKAIELLSKNEKGFFLQVEGASIDKQDHAANPCGQIGETVDLDEAVQRALAFAKKDGNTLVVVTADHAHASQIVAPDTKAPGLTQALNTKDGAVMVISYGNSEEESQEHTGSQLRIAAYGPHAANVVGLTDQTDLFYTMKSALGLK, encoded by the coding sequence GTGAAACAAAGCGCACTCGCTATTGCCCTGTTACCTTTGCTGTTTACCCCGGTTATTTATGCAGAATCATCTGCTGTGCCGGTTATGGATAATCGCGCCGCTCAGGGGGATATCACCACGCCGGGTGGCGCTCGCCGATTAGTCGGCGATCAAACGGCCGCTCTGCGTGATTCGCTGATTAATAAACCGGCTAAAAATATTATTTTGCTGATCGGCGATGGTATGGGTGACTCAGAAATTACTGCAGCGCGAAATTATGCCGAAGGAGCGGGCGGCTTTTTTAAAGGGATTGATGCGCTACCCCTGACTGGACAATACACCCACTATTCGCTGGATAAGAAAACGGGTAAACCCGATTACGTGACAGATTCAGCGGCTTCGGCAACGGCGTGGACCACCGGGGTGAAATCCTATAATGGTGCGCTGGGCGTTGATATCCATGAAAAAGATCACGCCACGATTCTGGAAATGGCAAAAGCCGCAGGTCTGGCTACCGGCAACGTTTCTACTGCTGAATTACAGGACGCCACTCCGGCTGCGCTGGTTGCGCATGTGACGTCACGTAAATGCTACGGTCCGAGCGTGACCCGTGAAAAATGCCCGACTAATGCGCTGGAAAACGGCGGTAAAGGGTCAATCACTGAACAATTGTTGAATGCCCGTGCCGACGTCACGCTGGGGGGCGGGGCAAAAACGTTTGCTGAAACCGCTGCTGCGGGTGAATGGCAGGGCAAGACGCTGCGTGAGCAGGCGCAGATGCGCGGCTATCAGTTGGTGAGCGACGCCGCATCGCTTGCGGCAATCACTGACGCCAGTCAGGATAAACCGCTGCTGGGGTTGTTCTCTGAAGGTAATATGCCGGTGCGTTGGGAAGGACCAAAAGCCTCGTATCATGGCAACATTGATAAGCCGGCTGTGACCTGTACGCCAAATGCCAAACGCAACGACACGGTGCCGACGCTGGCACAGATGACGGATAAAGCGATTGAGCTGTTAAGCAAAAATGAAAAAGGCTTCTTCCTGCAGGTGGAAGGCGCGTCAATCGATAAACAGGATCATGCTGCTAACCCGTGCGGGCAGATTGGCGAAACGGTCGATCTGGACGAAGCCGTACAGCGCGCGCTGGCCTTTGCGAAGAAAGACGGTAATACGCTGGTGGTGGTAACCGCCGATCACGCGCATGCCAGCCAGATAGTGGCGCCAGATACCAAAGCGCCGGGCCTGACTCAGGCGCTGAACACCAAAGATGGCGCGGTGATGGTCATCAGCTACGGCAACTCTGAAGAAGAATCTCAGGAGCATACGGGTAGCCAACTGCGTATTGCTGCCTATGGGCCGCATGCGGCGAATGTGGTTGGCCTGACCGACCAGACCGATTTGTTCTACACCATGAAATCGGCCTTAGGGCTGAAATAA
- a CDS encoding sigma-S stabilization anti-adapter protein IraP produces MKNLVTELLLKLAQKEEESQDLAAQVETLERVIMEMLHTMATHEQQTLIRHIEGALAGVSRMPACLTTLHDVGERVPKAY; encoded by the coding sequence ATGAAAAATCTCGTCACTGAGTTGTTACTTAAGCTCGCCCAAAAAGAAGAAGAGTCACAGGACCTCGCCGCTCAGGTAGAAACCTTAGAGCGCGTTATCATGGAAATGCTGCATACGATGGCGACGCATGAGCAGCAAACACTGATTCGTCATATTGAGGGCGCGCTGGCAGGCGTAAGCCGCATGCCAGCCTGTTTAACAACCTTGCATGACGTCGGCGAGAGGGTACCCAAAGCGTATTGA
- a CDS encoding multidrug efflux MFS transporter, whose amino-acid sequence MESWRVNLISVWFGCFFTGLAISQILPFLPLYVSQLGVTSHEALSMWSGLTFSVTFLISAIVSPMWGSLADRKGRKLMLLRASLGMAIAILLQAFATNVWQLFLLRGVMGLTSGYIPNAMALVASQVPRERSGWALSTLSTAQISGVIGGPLMGGFIADHVGLRAVFCITAGLLVVSFMVTLFFIKEGVRPTIKKSERLSGKAVFASLPYPALVISLFFTTLVIQLCNGSIGPILALFIKSMVPDSGNIAFLSGLIASVPGISALISAPRLGKLGDRVGTERILMATLIFAVVLFFAMSWVTTPLQLGVLRFLLGFADGAMLPAVQTLLVKYSSDQVTGRIFGYNQSFMYLGNVAGPLMGATVSAMAGFRWVFIATASIVLINIWQLAVALRRRRRTR is encoded by the coding sequence ATGGAATCCTGGAGAGTTAACCTTATTTCCGTTTGGTTCGGGTGCTTTTTTACCGGACTGGCGATCAGCCAAATCCTACCTTTTTTACCGCTCTATGTTTCCCAGCTCGGGGTGACCTCGCATGAAGCGCTGTCGATGTGGTCCGGGTTAACGTTTAGCGTCACCTTTCTGATTTCCGCCATTGTTTCGCCGATGTGGGGCAGTTTAGCCGATCGTAAAGGGCGTAAGCTGATGCTGCTGCGCGCCTCGTTGGGGATGGCGATTGCGATTTTATTGCAGGCCTTTGCCACTAATGTCTGGCAGCTTTTTCTGCTGCGTGGTGTGATGGGATTAACGTCGGGATACATCCCCAATGCGATGGCATTAGTGGCGTCGCAGGTTCCGCGTGAGCGCAGCGGTTGGGCGCTAAGTACGCTCTCTACGGCACAGATTAGCGGGGTGATTGGTGGGCCGCTGATGGGCGGTTTTATTGCTGACCACGTAGGCTTGCGCGCGGTATTTTGTATTACCGCCGGGCTGCTGGTGGTCAGTTTCATGGTCACGCTATTCTTCATTAAAGAGGGTGTGCGCCCAACGATTAAAAAAAGTGAACGCTTAAGCGGCAAGGCTGTGTTCGCCTCGTTGCCTTATCCGGCGCTGGTGATCAGCCTGTTTTTTACTACCCTGGTTATCCAGTTGTGCAACGGATCAATCGGTCCCATTCTGGCACTGTTTATTAAATCGATGGTGCCAGACAGCGGTAATATTGCCTTTCTCAGCGGGCTGATTGCCTCGGTGCCTGGTATATCGGCGCTGATTTCAGCCCCCCGGCTGGGCAAATTAGGCGATCGGGTGGGAACTGAACGGATCCTCATGGCAACGCTTATCTTTGCCGTGGTGCTGTTTTTCGCCATGTCCTGGGTCACAACGCCGTTGCAGTTGGGGGTATTGCGTTTCCTGCTAGGCTTTGCCGATGGCGCAATGCTTCCTGCCGTGCAAACGCTACTGGTGAAATACTCCAGCGACCAGGTAACCGGGCGTATTTTTGGCTATAACCAGTCGTTTATGTATCTGGGCAACGTCGCCGGACCGTTAATGGGAGCCACCGTGTCGGCCATGGCGGGTTTTCGCTGGGTGTTTATCGCGACCGCGAGCATTGTGCTGATCAACATTTGGCAACTGGCTGTCGCGTTACGACGTCGGCGTCGCACGCGCTGA
- the ddlA gene encoding D-alanine--D-alanine ligase, giving the protein MAKLRVGIVFGGKSAEHEVSLQSAKNIVDAIDKTRFDVVLLGIDKEGQWHVSDASNYLLNANDPARIALRPSATSLAQVPGKQEHQLIDAHNGQPLQTVDVIFPIVHGTLGEDGSLQGMLRVANLPFVGSDVLGSAACMDKDVTKRLLRDAGLNIAPFITLTRANRNSISFAEVESRLGLPLFVKPANQGSSVGVSKVTNEAQYNQAVALAFEFDHKVVVEQGVVGREIECAVLGNDHPQASTCGEIVLNSDFYAYDTKYIDDNGAKVVVPAAIAPEINDKIREIAIQAYQTLGCAGMARVDVFLTAENDVVINEINTLPGFTNISMYPKLWQASGLGYTDLITRLIELALERHAANSALKTSM; this is encoded by the coding sequence ATGGCAAAGTTGCGGGTAGGAATCGTATTTGGTGGTAAATCAGCAGAACATGAAGTGTCATTGCAATCGGCAAAAAATATTGTCGATGCCATCGACAAGACTCGCTTTGATGTTGTGCTGTTAGGTATTGATAAAGAAGGGCAATGGCACGTCAGCGATGCCAGCAACTATCTACTTAATGCCAACGACCCGGCGCGTATTGCGCTGCGTCCTTCGGCAACCAGCCTGGCGCAGGTACCGGGAAAGCAAGAACACCAGTTGATTGATGCGCACAACGGTCAGCCGCTGCAAACCGTCGATGTTATTTTCCCGATTGTGCACGGTACGTTGGGCGAAGATGGTTCCTTGCAAGGTATGCTGCGCGTGGCAAATCTCCCGTTCGTCGGTTCCGACGTGCTGGGCTCAGCGGCATGCATGGATAAAGACGTGACTAAACGTCTGCTGCGCGACGCCGGATTAAACATTGCCCCCTTTATTACGCTCACCCGCGCTAATCGTAATAGCATCAGCTTCGCAGAGGTTGAATCGCGCCTGGGCCTGCCGCTGTTCGTCAAGCCGGCTAATCAGGGCTCGTCCGTTGGGGTCAGTAAAGTCACCAACGAAGCTCAATATAACCAGGCCGTGGCGCTGGCATTTGAGTTCGACCATAAAGTGGTGGTGGAACAAGGGGTCGTTGGTCGTGAGATCGAATGCGCGGTGCTGGGGAACGATCATCCGCAGGCCAGCACCTGTGGCGAGATCGTTCTGAACAGCGATTTTTACGCCTATGACACCAAGTACATTGACGATAACGGTGCCAAAGTCGTGGTCCCGGCGGCCATTGCGCCGGAGATTAACGACAAGATCCGCGAGATAGCGATCCAGGCTTACCAGACGCTGGGTTGCGCTGGCATGGCACGCGTAGATGTGTTCTTAACCGCGGAAAATGACGTGGTGATCAACGAGATCAACACGCTACCGGGCTTCACCAATATCAGTATGTATCCAAAACTGTGGCAGGCGAGCGGCTTAGGTTATACCGATTTGATCACCCGTCTGATCGAACTGGCGCTGGAGCGTCATGCGGCAAACAGCGCGCTGAAAACCAGTATGTAA
- a CDS encoding DUF2754 domain-containing protein, producing the protein MNLPVKLRRDWHYYAFAIGLIFILNGVVGLLGFEAKGWQTYAVGLVTWVISFWLAGLIIRRRAEDDETQDAQ; encoded by the coding sequence ATGAACCTGCCTGTAAAACTTCGCCGCGACTGGCACTACTACGCGTTTGCTATTGGGCTTATCTTTATTCTCAACGGGGTGGTGGGATTACTGGGATTTGAAGCGAAGGGGTGGCAAACCTATGCGGTGGGGCTGGTTACCTGGGTGATTAGCTTTTGGCTTGCCGGATTGATTATCCGCCGCCGCGCGGAAGATGACGAAACGCAGGATGCCCAATAG
- a CDS encoding DUF2755 family protein, whose translation MADFTLSKFPFKGKHRDPSSLTGNIVYAVFVLFCFWVGAQVLTLLAHAPGIYEQLMQLQMQESGRPHIEIGLGVGTIFGLIPFLVGGLILGTIAAVLHWRQRHHKDD comes from the coding sequence ATGGCTGATTTTACGCTCTCAAAATTCCCGTTTAAGGGCAAGCATCGGGATCCCTCCTCGCTGACCGGCAACATTGTCTATGCCGTCTTTGTGCTGTTTTGCTTTTGGGTCGGGGCGCAGGTATTAACCCTACTGGCTCACGCACCCGGTATTTATGAACAGCTAATGCAACTGCAAATGCAGGAGAGCGGACGCCCGCACATCGAGATCGGATTGGGCGTAGGAACAATTTTTGGTTTGATTCCCTTCCTGGTCGGCGGTCTGATTCTTGGCACCATCGCAGCCGTGTTGCACTGGCGCCAACGCCATCACAAAGATGACTGA
- a CDS encoding DUF1615 domain-containing protein, whose product MSTVSRLYPWSCLAALVLVGCSSQSSQPLKKGEKAVDVASVVRQKMPASVKDRDAWAQDLARTFESQKLAPTVENVCSVLAVAQQESNYQADPAVPGLNKIAWKEIDRRAERMHIPLFVVHTALKINSPTGKTYSERLDSVKTEKQLSAIFDDFINMVPMGQTLFGSLNPVHTGGPMQVSIAFAEQHASGYPWKMAGTVRQEVFTRRGGLWFGTYHLLNYPANYSAPIFRFADFNAGWYASRNAAFQNAVTKASGVKLALDGDLIRYDSNDPGKTELAVRKLAGKLDMSESDIHRQLQKGDSLAFEETALYKNVYKLAEAKTGKTLPREMLPGIQLESPKITRNLTTAWFAKRVDERRAKCMGQSSL is encoded by the coding sequence ATGTCGACGGTTTCCCGTCTTTACCCCTGGTCTTGTCTGGCGGCGTTGGTGCTGGTGGGATGCAGTAGCCAGTCTTCGCAGCCGTTAAAAAAAGGGGAGAAAGCCGTCGATGTGGCGAGCGTGGTCCGTCAGAAGATGCCGGCCAGCGTGAAGGACAGAGACGCCTGGGCGCAGGATCTGGCCAGGACGTTTGAAAGCCAGAAGCTGGCACCGACGGTTGAGAATGTCTGTTCGGTGCTGGCGGTAGCGCAGCAGGAGTCTAACTATCAGGCGGACCCGGCGGTACCGGGCTTAAATAAAATAGCCTGGAAAGAGATCGACCGCCGCGCTGAGCGCATGCATATTCCGCTGTTTGTGGTGCACACCGCGCTGAAGATTAACTCGCCGACCGGCAAAACCTACAGCGAGCGTCTGGATTCGGTAAAAACGGAAAAGCAGCTTAGCGCTATTTTTGATGATTTTATCAATATGGTGCCGATGGGGCAGACGCTATTCGGTTCGCTTAATCCGGTGCATACAGGCGGTCCGATGCAGGTCAGCATCGCGTTTGCTGAACAACACGCTTCAGGCTATCCGTGGAAAATGGCGGGGACGGTACGTCAGGAAGTCTTCACCCGTCGTGGTGGGCTGTGGTTCGGGACCTATCATTTGCTGAATTACCCGGCGAACTATAGCGCGCCTATCTTCCGTTTCGCTGATTTTAATGCGGGCTGGTACGCCAGTCGTAATGCGGCTTTCCAGAACGCGGTGACTAAGGCCAGCGGCGTGAAACTGGCGTTGGACGGTGATTTGATTCGCTATGACAGCAACGATCCGGGCAAAACAGAGCTGGCGGTACGTAAGCTGGCCGGGAAGCTGGACATGAGCGAGAGTGATATCCATCGGCAGTTGCAAAAAGGTGACAGCCTCGCGTTTGAAGAGACCGCGTTGTACAAGAACGTGTATAAGCTAGCGGAAGCGAAAACGGGCAAAACCTTACCCCGCGAAATGCTGCCGGGTATTCAGCTCGAAAGTCCAAAGATTACCCGTAATCTGACCACCGCGTGGTTTGCGAAACGGGTGGATGAGCGACGGGCAAAATGTATGGGTCAGTCATCTTTGTGA
- the sbmA gene encoding peptide antibiotic transporter SbmA, whose product MFTSFFPKPGPFFISAFIWALVAVVFWQAGGGAWVAHITGASGDVPISAARFWSLDYLIFYAYYLLCVGLFAAFWFIYCPHRWQYWSILGTSLIIFVTWFLVEVGVAVNAWYAPFYDLIQTALSAPHKVKIEQFYHEVGIFLGIALIAVVIGVMNNFFVSHYVFRWRTAMNEHYMAHWQHLRHIEGAAQRVQEDTMRFASTLEDMGVSFINAIMTLIAFLPVLVTLSAHVPDLPIVGHVPYGLVIAAIVWSLMGTGLLAVVGIKLPGLEFKNQRVEAAYRKELVYGEDDANRATPPTVRELFHAVRQNYFRLYFHYMYFNIARILYLQVDNVFGLFLLFPSIVAGTITLGLMTQITNVFGQVRGSFQYLINSWTTLVELMSIYKRLRSFERELDGQDIQAVTHTLS is encoded by the coding sequence ATGTTTACGTCTTTTTTCCCAAAGCCGGGACCGTTCTTTATTTCGGCATTTATTTGGGCACTGGTCGCCGTTGTATTCTGGCAGGCAGGAGGGGGTGCCTGGGTTGCACATATCACCGGCGCATCGGGTGATGTGCCTATCAGCGCCGCCAGGTTCTGGTCGCTGGATTATCTGATTTTTTATGCATATTACCTTCTCTGCGTCGGCCTGTTCGCCGCGTTCTGGTTTATCTACTGTCCACACCGTTGGCAGTATTGGTCCATACTGGGCACGTCGCTGATTATCTTTGTGACCTGGTTTCTGGTTGAAGTCGGGGTTGCCGTCAACGCCTGGTATGCGCCGTTCTATGACCTGATTCAAACCGCACTGAGCGCTCCTCATAAGGTGAAGATTGAACAGTTCTATCATGAAGTGGGGATCTTCCTTGGCATCGCGCTGATTGCCGTGGTAATTGGGGTGATGAACAATTTCTTCGTCAGCCATTACGTGTTCCGCTGGCGTACCGCGATGAACGAACATTATATGGCGCACTGGCAGCATCTGCGTCATATCGAAGGCGCCGCGCAGCGTGTGCAGGAAGACACCATGCGCTTCGCCTCTACGCTGGAAGATATGGGCGTCAGTTTTATCAACGCGATTATGACGCTGATTGCCTTCTTACCGGTGCTGGTCACGCTGTCTGCGCATGTCCCTGATCTGCCGATTGTTGGCCATGTTCCCTATGGTCTGGTGATTGCTGCCATTGTCTGGTCGTTGATGGGCACCGGCTTGCTGGCGGTGGTGGGAATCAAACTCCCGGGTCTGGAGTTTAAAAACCAGCGCGTGGAAGCCGCTTACCGTAAAGAACTGGTCTACGGCGAAGATGATGCTAATCGCGCAACGCCGCCGACCGTGCGTGAACTGTTTCACGCGGTGCGTCAGAACTATTTCCGCCTCTATTTTCACTATATGTACTTTAATATCGCCCGTATTCTTTACCTGCAGGTGGATAACGTTTTCGGTTTGTTCCTGCTGTTTCCGTCAATTGTTGCCGGTACGATTACGCTCGGTCTGATGACGCAAATCACCAACGTGTTTGGTCAGGTGCGCGGATCGTTCCAGTATCTGATTAACTCCTGGACGACGTTAGTGGAATTAATGTCTATCTATAAGCGTCTGCGCAGCTTCGAACGTGAGCTGGATGGCCAGGATATTCAGGCCGTAACCCATACGCTTAGCTAA